A genomic region of Prevotella scopos JCM 17725 contains the following coding sequences:
- a CDS encoding IS3 family transposase, protein MSKEKREHRKLTEKIVVRAVMDVRADAPRIGAKKLLHMLMDIYPGLMLGRDRFYQLMHKHHLMLKPSRCRHTTNSNHNYFKYKNTAKGMVLTRPAQLWVADITYIDTEDGVVYLHLITDAFTHEIIGWKLSDSLQAVNTLAALDMAIEHSQGMNLSLMTHHSDRGVQYCSNAYVARLESIHSGISMTEDYNPTDNAIAERVNGIIKQEWLYHMKRPKNLDDARCTIAGIIDFYNNKRPHMSNGMLTPRQMREKHCNVA, encoded by the coding sequence GTGAGTAAAGAGAAGAGGGAGCATCGTAAACTTACTGAGAAAATTGTCGTACGTGCAGTAATGGATGTTCGTGCAGATGCTCCTCGAATAGGTGCAAAGAAACTTTTGCACATGCTTATGGATATCTATCCTGGCTTAATGCTTGGGCGCGACAGGTTCTACCAGCTAATGCACAAGCATCACCTTATGCTGAAGCCATCCAGATGTCGCCACACCACGAACTCCAATCACAACTATTTCAAGTATAAGAACACGGCAAAAGGAATGGTTCTTACACGTCCTGCACAACTCTGGGTAGCAGACATCACATATATAGATACTGAGGATGGTGTGGTCTATCTTCACCTCATAACCGATGCATTCACTCATGAGATAATCGGATGGAAGCTTTCTGACAGTCTGCAGGCTGTCAATACGCTTGCTGCCCTAGACATGGCAATAGAACATTCACAGGGTATGAATCTCTCGCTGATGACGCACCACTCTGATCGTGGGGTTCAATACTGCAGCAACGCCTACGTGGCAAGGCTGGAGAGTATACACTCGGGCATAAGCATGACTGAAGACTACAACCCTACAGATAATGCAATCGCCGAAAGAGTGAACGGAATAATAAAGCAAGAGTGGCTCTACCACATGAAACGACCGAAGAACCTCGATGATGCACGATGCACTATTGCTGGTATCATAGACTTCTACAACAATAAGAGACCCCATATGAGCAACGGCATGCTTACGCCAAGACAAATGAGAGAAAAGCACTGCAATGTAGCATAA
- a CDS encoding glycoside hydrolase family 10 protein — protein sequence MKKLFLFTLLCVITITAHAQTNLSDYLTKKMPKRETRAVWLTTLASLDWPKIYARSEESIEQQKQELIDILDKYQKANINTILLQARVRAATIYPSDIEPWDRCITGVEGKAPGYGYDPLAFAVEECHKRGMEIHAWIATIPVGAKNSLGCRRLMQKGFRIRNFSTGSYLDPSDPSVAPYLASICGEIVRKYDVDGINLDYIRYPDGWPRPSYRDGDTPDERRSNITAIVRAIHDEVKTIKPWVKMSCSPIGKHADLSRYSSKNFNAHDRVSQEAQEWMRLGLMDQLYPMQYFRGDNYYPFLADWVENAYKREIVTGLGTYFLDPREGNWTLGDLTRQMYVSRDLGVGHAHFRSYFLTSNKQGVYDFEKQFNAALSLPPKMQGVVSTAATPYPVNASLVDRRDDNSATLAWKAVSPYYNIYASYSYPVDTEDARNLLFTRYSGQSLQLRNVNPNLYFAVRGLDRYGHETPALQENVKSSKLSASHTMLLQNDGQYLTLPAAVKLTDADHYVILSLQGVILRIISAKPVRNNQLFIGDLSNGMYSLKVYNHKKKSFPMGAFMVRRKS from the coding sequence ATGAAGAAGCTTTTTTTGTTTACGCTCCTTTGCGTAATAACGATTACTGCACATGCACAGACGAATCTCTCTGACTATCTTACGAAGAAGATGCCGAAGCGGGAGACGCGTGCCGTATGGCTGACGACACTTGCCAGCCTTGACTGGCCAAAGATCTATGCACGGTCGGAGGAGAGTATCGAGCAGCAGAAGCAGGAACTCATTGATATCCTCGATAAATATCAGAAGGCAAATATCAACACCATCCTCTTGCAGGCGCGTGTGCGTGCGGCAACGATTTATCCGTCGGATATTGAACCATGGGACCGCTGTATCACTGGCGTTGAGGGAAAGGCTCCAGGTTATGGTTATGATCCGCTTGCTTTTGCCGTGGAAGAATGTCACAAACGTGGTATGGAAATTCACGCATGGATAGCAACGATTCCCGTAGGGGCAAAGAACTCTTTGGGCTGTAGAAGACTGATGCAGAAGGGTTTTCGAATTAGAAACTTCTCAACTGGTTCCTATCTCGATCCATCCGATCCAAGTGTTGCACCTTACCTTGCCTCTATCTGTGGAGAGATTGTAAGGAAGTATGATGTGGACGGTATCAACCTCGACTATATCCGCTATCCTGACGGATGGCCACGCCCTTCTTATCGTGATGGCGACACACCCGATGAGCGTCGTAGCAATATCACAGCCATTGTGCGTGCCATTCATGATGAGGTGAAGACTATCAAGCCCTGGGTGAAGATGTCATGTTCACCAATCGGCAAGCATGCCGACCTTAGTCGTTATAGTTCAAAGAATTTCAATGCGCACGATCGTGTTTCACAGGAGGCGCAGGAGTGGATGAGACTCGGTTTGATGGACCAGCTCTATCCGATGCAATACTTCCGTGGCGATAACTATTATCCTTTCCTTGCCGACTGGGTTGAGAATGCTTATAAACGAGAGATAGTGACGGGACTTGGTACTTATTTCCTCGACCCACGTGAAGGAAATTGGACTTTGGGCGACCTCACCCGACAGATGTACGTCAGTCGCGACCTCGGTGTGGGACATGCTCATTTCCGTTCTTACTTCCTTACGTCAAATAAGCAGGGTGTTTACGACTTTGAGAAGCAGTTTAATGCGGCACTCTCCCTCCCTCCAAAGATGCAGGGTGTCGTCTCTACGGCAGCCACCCCATACCCTGTCAACGCCTCATTGGTTGACAGACGTGATGATAATTCTGCAACACTTGCATGGAAGGCTGTATCACCTTATTATAATATATATGCTAGTTATAGCTATCCCGTTGATACAGAAGATGCACGCAACCTGCTCTTCACACGTTATTCTGGTCAATCACTCCAGCTGAGGAACGTCAACCCTAACCTTTATTTTGCGGTTAGAGGGTTAGATCGGTATGGGCATGAGACACCAGCCTTGCAAGAGAATGTGAAGTCATCTAAGCTTTCCGCTTCTCATACCATGTTGTTACAGAATGATGGACAGTACTTGACACTCCCAGCAGCAGTGAAATTGACGGATGCCGACCACTATGTCATCCTCTCTTTACAGGGTGTCATTCTTCGCATCATAAGTGCTAAACCCGTTAGAAATAACCAGCTCTTCATCGGCGACCTCTCTAACGGAATGTATTCCCTTAAGGTTTACAACCATAAGAAGAAGTCGTTCCCAATGGGAGCATTCATGGTGAGAAGGAAGTCTTAA
- a CDS encoding M60 family metallopeptidase: protein MLLKTTLRKKILLTAMALTAVVPSVAKALLLSAAPTAEGENQQVKTGVYYIVNDKRQSGTDLCVYADTDGSLRGTMSPAPYSDLFILHSKGGEYYTIQSLKDGKYIQNVSGNYQAYKAGNGAHKFQIVYQTKSAGTGKSYFNIYNNRSDGDWCWHLDGQKNVVRWYPLSNNGISALGPSEFRLEPVTSLTQEQVLERLAQLTKVVNPTKDLNKYYQIVSETYGRSIREDYIVGELSTGSYNDTDYSYCWKLVKLNSGRYAFQNAVTGKYIVPQNGATSRYYTTSDAQGSGFDLKFNSNDPYELAFEMLDNGNVGIHCAESQGYHPVGWYNNNDANKWLFKEATINAAKLKEQQNAYKARVALTNNVSKYADAIAKYFTNSAATEVTAQVKGMRDEKLKAKMAADGLPEGLQKIVLKIKNQSWKSYASGRNWEKKFRIADYKAYSENNYDAWARSMGIGYDYGSMTNPTGITVRDGEDLFVFLGDDILPTASVQIELVPLGTRSAGKYYTLKKGLNIILNQGENNVFVNYIGRTYNNGMVLKDYKPINIHIEGGDVNGYFDLTKGDTNEDWQTMQSDKLVWAKAFNIKGDLIVMHMPSDACKQYTPVHMKELVEIWNSIVQREDDLMGFRAGVKDKCNNVLNATAVDHGYMYATTGGTYYNYSTLGDVLNYDKMKMGNGTLWGPAHEFGHNHQQLFNTAGMTEISVNMYSNMVMFTSGRVTSRSENCAYTDVDGKKYDGVCESAVSTYADRFANKQKWFEYGTWGTTQMYYKLYLMFHATGLDNQFWHKCLDYLRKNRLEGQGTANCQGQNDYLLFAKACSYTAQQDLSSFFEAWGHFYDVNGSVIGDYSNTTMYTTRAQWVEAKKFMQQFPKGPANNMIFIDDHIRPTKAFYPGAPADAKREDFNGAVKIGRMGDFGSWDQFCKDSLGQGYAIVKEQKDIDGKRTYTMEAKNSHVVGFKIYDSKGNLIYFANTKTFTIPKKVMEDAGNNIVVKVCGSDGSEVDPGVNPTGIKTFTVQASDGKVDVYSIYGVLVRSKVNAATALEGLPNGVYVVGGKKVVVGK from the coding sequence ATGTTATTAAAAACAACTTTACGCAAAAAGATACTACTGACTGCAATGGCTCTGACTGCCGTTGTACCAAGCGTTGCGAAAGCTTTATTACTCTCTGCAGCACCAACTGCAGAAGGAGAGAACCAGCAAGTCAAGACAGGCGTTTACTATATTGTAAACGACAAGCGACAATCGGGTACAGATTTATGCGTGTATGCTGATACGGATGGTTCGTTGCGTGGCACAATGTCACCTGCACCTTATTCTGATTTGTTTATCCTTCATTCGAAGGGTGGAGAATACTATACCATTCAGAGTTTGAAGGATGGTAAGTATATTCAGAACGTGTCAGGCAATTATCAAGCCTACAAGGCAGGTAATGGTGCTCACAAATTTCAGATTGTATATCAGACTAAGTCAGCCGGTACTGGCAAGTCTTATTTCAATATCTATAATAACAGGTCGGATGGTGACTGGTGCTGGCACCTTGATGGACAAAAGAACGTTGTACGCTGGTATCCACTAAGCAATAATGGTATAAGCGCCCTTGGACCAAGTGAGTTCCGTCTTGAACCAGTGACTTCTCTCACGCAGGAACAAGTCCTAGAACGTTTGGCGCAGTTGACAAAGGTTGTTAATCCAACAAAGGACCTGAATAAGTATTATCAGATTGTGTCTGAGACTTATGGTAGGTCAATACGTGAAGACTATATTGTTGGTGAATTGTCAACGGGTAGTTACAACGATACCGACTACAGCTATTGCTGGAAGCTAGTGAAGTTGAATAGTGGTCGTTATGCTTTCCAGAATGCGGTCACAGGTAAGTACATCGTTCCACAGAATGGAGCAACAAGCCGTTACTACACCACATCCGATGCTCAGGGTTCTGGTTTTGATCTCAAGTTTAACAGTAACGACCCTTACGAGTTGGCTTTCGAGATGCTTGATAATGGTAATGTTGGTATTCATTGTGCTGAGAGTCAGGGCTATCATCCTGTAGGATGGTACAATAACAATGATGCGAATAAATGGCTCTTTAAGGAGGCAACCATCAATGCGGCTAAGCTTAAGGAACAGCAGAATGCTTACAAGGCACGTGTTGCCTTGACCAATAATGTAAGCAAGTATGCTGATGCCATTGCAAAATACTTCACAAATAGTGCGGCTACTGAGGTAACTGCACAGGTGAAAGGTATGCGCGATGAGAAGTTGAAGGCAAAGATGGCTGCTGATGGTCTTCCAGAAGGTTTGCAGAAGATTGTCTTAAAGATTAAGAATCAGAGTTGGAAGAGCTATGCAAGCGGTCGTAATTGGGAGAAGAAGTTCCGTATTGCGGACTATAAGGCTTATAGCGAGAACAACTATGATGCGTGGGCACGTTCAATGGGTATCGGTTACGACTATGGTAGCATGACCAACCCAACAGGTATCACGGTTCGCGATGGTGAAGACCTCTTCGTCTTCCTTGGCGATGATATCCTCCCAACAGCGTCTGTACAGATTGAGTTGGTACCATTAGGTACACGTAGTGCTGGTAAATACTATACCTTAAAGAAGGGTTTGAACATCATTCTTAACCAGGGTGAAAATAACGTCTTCGTAAACTATATTGGTCGTACCTATAACAATGGTATGGTGCTCAAGGATTATAAGCCTATTAACATCCACATCGAAGGTGGTGATGTGAATGGTTACTTCGACCTCACAAAAGGTGATACCAATGAGGATTGGCAGACGATGCAGTCTGACAAACTTGTTTGGGCTAAAGCTTTCAATATAAAGGGTGATTTGATTGTGATGCACATGCCGAGTGATGCTTGCAAGCAATATACTCCTGTTCACATGAAAGAGCTTGTTGAAATTTGGAATAGCATCGTACAGCGTGAAGACGATCTCATGGGCTTCCGTGCTGGCGTGAAGGATAAGTGCAACAATGTTCTCAACGCTACTGCTGTAGATCATGGTTATATGTATGCTACAACAGGTGGAACATACTATAACTATAGTACTTTGGGCGATGTTCTCAACTATGACAAGATGAAGATGGGTAATGGTACGCTCTGGGGTCCTGCTCACGAGTTCGGTCATAACCATCAGCAGCTTTTCAACACAGCTGGTATGACGGAGATTTCAGTGAATATGTACTCTAATATGGTGATGTTTACTTCAGGTCGCGTAACCAGTCGTTCAGAAAACTGCGCTTACACCGATGTTGATGGCAAGAAGTATGATGGTGTTTGCGAGAGTGCTGTCTCAACTTATGCTGACCGCTTCGCTAACAAGCAGAAGTGGTTTGAATATGGTACATGGGGCACAACGCAGATGTACTATAAGCTCTATTTGATGTTCCATGCAACAGGTCTTGACAATCAGTTCTGGCACAAGTGTCTTGACTATCTCCGCAAGAATCGTCTTGAAGGTCAGGGTACAGCCAACTGTCAGGGTCAGAACGACTACTTGCTCTTTGCTAAGGCATGTTCTTATACAGCTCAGCAAGACCTCTCAAGCTTCTTCGAGGCATGGGGTCACTTCTATGATGTGAATGGTTCTGTTATCGGTGACTACAGCAATACAACCATGTACACCACACGGGCACAGTGGGTGGAGGCCAAGAAATTCATGCAGCAGTTCCCTAAGGGACCTGCTAACAACATGATTTTCATCGATGACCATATCCGTCCTACAAAGGCTTTCTATCCTGGTGCTCCTGCTGACGCAAAGCGTGAGGACTTCAACGGAGCAGTGAAGATTGGTCGTATGGGCGACTTCGGTTCATGGGACCAGTTCTGCAAAGACAGCTTAGGTCAGGGTTATGCTATTGTTAAAGAGCAAAAGGATATCGATGGTAAGCGTACCTACACCATGGAAGCTAAGAACAGCCACGTTGTTGGTTTCAAGATTTACGACAGCAAGGGCAATCTTATCTACTTTGCTAACACCAAGACCTTCACTATTCCTAAGAAGGTGATGGAGGATGCAGGTAACAATATCGTTGTTAAGGTGTGTGGCTCTGATGGTTCTGAGGTTGACCCAGGTGTTAACCCAACAGGTATCAAGACTTTTACAGTGCAGGCAAGCGATGGTAAGGTAGATGTTTATAGCATCTATGGTGTCCTCGTTCGTAGCAAGGTGAACGCTGCAACAGCCCTCGAAGGTTTGCCTAACGGCGTTTACGTTGTTGGCGGTAAGAAGGTGGTAGTGGGGAAGTAA
- a CDS encoding transposase, translating to MGSKHSKHRTFSEDFILTLLREYYSSEVSINFICRKYGINSASFYQWQKKYDLDEKKLSLSHDIITKVKAMRSKKAMEKVPLTREEELEEQVSNLKKALEYSELRNQGLMKVIEISSKEYGEDLLKKAGAKQ from the coding sequence ATGGGAAGTAAACATTCTAAACACAGAACATTCAGTGAGGACTTTATTCTCACTTTACTTCGTGAGTATTACTCATCAGAAGTGTCAATTAATTTCATCTGTCGTAAGTACGGCATTAATAGTGCCAGCTTTTATCAATGGCAAAAAAAGTATGATTTAGATGAAAAAAAGCTATCTTTGTCGCATGATATTATTACTAAAGTAAAAGCTATGCGTAGTAAGAAAGCTATGGAGAAAGTCCCTCTAACTCGTGAGGAAGAGCTTGAAGAACAAGTATCGAATTTGAAGAAAGCTTTGGAGTATTCTGAACTTCGCAATCAAGGTTTGATGAAAGTCATAGAGATAAGCAGTAAGGAATATGGTGAGGATTTGCTAAAAAAAGCTGGCGCCAAGCAGTAG